A single genomic interval of Phycisphaerae bacterium harbors:
- a CDS encoding transposase, producing MSKWTGWPNEFLIRPRAPWAVSRRCTKRKVIRCIFWILDNGAKWKDIPRRFGSESTVHRWF from the coding sequence ATGAGCAAGTGGACTGGCTGGCCGAACGAATTCCTGATCCGCCCAAGAGCCCCTTGGGCGGTCAGTCGCCGGTGCACAAAACGCAAGGTCATTCGATGCATCTTCTGGATCCTCGACAACGGCGCGAAGTGGAAGGACATACCGCGTCGCTTCGGCAGCGAGAGCACGGTCCACCGCTGGTTTTAG
- the glgP gene encoding alpha-glucan family phosphorylase: MNERPMIAYFSMEIGVESTMPTYSGGLGVLAGDSIRSAADLGLPLVAVTLLHRKGYFRQRLDASGWQTEEPDTWTIDKYLREMPSRASVSIEGRTVLLRAWRYEVTGTGGHAVPVYFLDADLPENTPWDRTLTDSLYGGDPHYRLCQEVILGMGGVRMLRALGHQQLSRFHLNEGHAALLTLELLDEAATHAGRRSISREDIESVREKCVFTTHTPVSAGHDQFPLELVVQILGQRDDFVDLRDIFSADLVSRILQHPEHFPDPEAVRHSGRFLNMTYLALNLSRYVNGVAKRHADVSRHMFAGYEIDAITNGVHAATWTAEPLQELYDRYVSGWRADNFSLRFTLSIPKHELWRAHEQAKSLLIDRVNRVTGADMSVDHFTLGFARRATAYKRPDLLLTDVERLKRIASQTGPIQVIYAGKAHPRDQGGKELIHRLVQAREALGDAVKIAYLENYDIELGRMMTSGVDVWLNTPQPPLEASGTSGMKAALNGVPSLSVLDGWWIEGHIEGVTGWSIGHRGSYAGSKDEGNRSEHASSLYEKLELVILPLYYRDRDRFLDVMHHAIALNGSFFNTQRMMQQYALKAYAP; encoded by the coding sequence ATGAACGAGCGGCCTATGATCGCATACTTCTCAATGGAAATCGGGGTCGAATCGACGATGCCGACCTATAGCGGTGGCTTGGGAGTGTTGGCTGGGGACTCCATTCGCTCGGCGGCGGATCTCGGCCTACCCCTGGTTGCCGTCACTCTGCTGCACCGAAAGGGCTACTTCCGCCAGAGGCTCGACGCCAGCGGTTGGCAGACCGAAGAGCCGGACACATGGACGATCGACAAGTATCTTCGGGAGATGCCGTCGAGGGCGTCGGTCAGCATCGAGGGAAGGACGGTTCTATTACGCGCTTGGAGATACGAGGTGACGGGCACGGGCGGCCATGCCGTCCCGGTATACTTCCTGGATGCGGACCTGCCGGAAAACACCCCGTGGGATAGAACGCTGACGGACTCGCTCTATGGTGGTGATCCGCATTACCGCCTCTGCCAGGAGGTCATCCTTGGCATGGGCGGGGTGCGCATGCTGCGGGCGCTGGGACATCAGCAGCTCAGTCGCTTTCACTTGAACGAAGGGCATGCCGCCCTGCTCACTCTGGAATTGCTGGACGAAGCAGCGACTCATGCCGGGCGGCGATCGATCAGTCGCGAGGATATCGAGTCTGTCCGGGAGAAGTGCGTCTTCACCACGCACACGCCCGTTTCGGCCGGACACGACCAGTTCCCGCTCGAATTGGTGGTTCAGATCCTGGGCCAACGAGACGACTTCGTTGACCTCAGGGACATCTTCAGCGCAGACCTCGTCAGCCGCATTCTTCAGCACCCCGAGCACTTCCCCGATCCGGAAGCCGTTCGCCACAGCGGCAGGTTCCTGAACATGACCTACCTCGCCCTCAACCTGAGCCGCTACGTAAACGGCGTGGCCAAACGTCACGCCGACGTCTCCCGACACATGTTTGCCGGCTACGAAATCGACGCGATCACCAACGGCGTTCACGCGGCAACTTGGACCGCGGAGCCTCTGCAGGAGCTCTACGATCGCTATGTCTCGGGGTGGAGGGCCGACAACTTCAGCCTCCGATTTACCCTGAGCATTCCCAAGCACGAGCTGTGGCGGGCGCATGAGCAGGCGAAGAGTCTGTTGATCGACCGAGTCAATCGCGTGACTGGCGCCGACATGAGCGTGGATCACTTCACGCTCGGGTTCGCCCGGCGTGCGACAGCCTACAAACGACCGGACTTGCTTTTGACTGACGTGGAGCGGCTCAAGCGGATCGCCTCCCAGACTGGTCCCATTCAAGTGATCTACGCGGGTAAAGCACATCCGCGCGACCAGGGTGGCAAAGAACTCATCCACCGCCTCGTGCAGGCGAGGGAGGCACTGGGAGATGCGGTGAAGATCGCCTACCTCGAGAACTATGACATTGAACTTGGCCGGATGATGACCTCCGGCGTGGACGTCTGGCTCAATACACCCCAGCCGCCACTGGAAGCTTCCGGGACCAGCGGGATGAAAGCCGCCCTGAACGGAGTCCCCAGCCTAAGCGTCCTGGACGGATGGTGGATCGAAGGCCACATCGAGGGCGTCACCGGTTGGTCTATCGGGCACCGGGGAAGCTATGCAGGCTCGAAGGACGAAGGCAACCGTTCCGAGCACGCATCGTCACTTTACGAGAAGCTGGAATTGGTGATCCTTCCTCTGTATTACCGAGACCGCGACCGGTTTCTGGACGTGATGCACCACGCCATCGCCCTGAACGGATCGTTCTTCAACACGCAGCGGATGATGCAGCAATATGCGCTGAAAGCTTACGCCCCTTGA
- a CDS encoding efflux RND transporter periplasmic adaptor subunit, with protein MAVQNRGARKEIVPAAGARQSAGSAARSRRRLTLTLALHIGSTLAATGCKQPAPPVPTAPPAVNVSLPVEREVTDYAEFTARVAAVESTDVRARVSGQIVAVPFQSGTLVRQGDVLVEIDVRPFQADLETRIAEEARAAANLSLAQIEFDRIEDIPPDSRTVFEYDTASARLQEARAAKAAATAAVELAGLNVEWCRVVAPISGRISYKYVTTGNVVTGGIGSGTLLTTIVSVDPMYANFDVDERTVQRMQQLIREGKLESNEKADIPVWLGLTAEDGLPHHGTVNFVDNQVNPKTGTLRVRGVFPNADGALVPGYFARVRVPVSAPHQAVLVSDRVLDTDQGQKIVYVVGGDNKVTVRPVRVGALHDGLREIADGLKPGERVVVSGLQQVRPGVTVEPTLMDMPGSVAWKANAMTPESMSASSP; from the coding sequence ATGGCTGTACAGAATCGTGGTGCCCGCAAGGAGATTGTGCCGGCTGCGGGTGCCCGTCAATCCGCCGGGTCGGCTGCTCGCTCCCGGCGGCGACTCACACTCACCCTCGCGCTGCACATCGGCAGCACGTTGGCCGCGACGGGCTGCAAGCAACCGGCACCGCCGGTGCCGACCGCGCCGCCGGCCGTTAACGTCAGCCTGCCGGTCGAGCGCGAGGTAACCGACTACGCGGAATTCACCGCTCGGGTTGCCGCCGTCGAATCCACCGACGTACGCGCCCGCGTGAGCGGCCAGATCGTGGCAGTGCCGTTTCAGTCAGGGACTCTCGTGCGGCAAGGAGACGTACTGGTGGAGATTGACGTGCGACCGTTCCAGGCGGACCTTGAGACCCGCATCGCCGAAGAAGCGCGTGCCGCGGCGAATCTCAGTCTGGCACAGATTGAATTCGATCGCATCGAAGACATCCCACCGGACTCGCGCACGGTCTTCGAGTACGACACGGCGTCCGCTCGTCTTCAGGAAGCGCGGGCTGCGAAAGCGGCCGCCACGGCCGCCGTCGAACTGGCAGGGCTGAACGTGGAGTGGTGCCGCGTTGTCGCGCCGATCTCGGGACGGATCAGCTACAAGTACGTAACCACCGGCAACGTCGTCACGGGCGGGATCGGCAGCGGTACGCTCCTTACCACCATTGTTTCCGTGGACCCGATGTACGCCAACTTCGACGTCGACGAGCGCACCGTCCAGCGCATGCAGCAATTGATCCGCGAGGGTAAGCTCGAGTCGAACGAAAAAGCGGACATCCCGGTCTGGCTGGGGCTGACGGCTGAGGACGGTTTGCCCCACCACGGTACGGTCAACTTCGTGGACAACCAAGTCAATCCCAAGACTGGCACGCTGCGCGTTCGGGGAGTTTTCCCCAATGCGGACGGCGCGCTTGTCCCGGGCTACTTCGCCCGCGTCCGAGTGCCGGTCTCCGCGCCCCACCAGGCCGTGCTCGTGTCCGACCGCGTGCTCGACACGGACCAGGGACAGAAGATTGTTTACGTCGTAGGGGGGGACAACAAGGTCACCGTTCGACCTGTTCGGGTAGGCGCGCTGCACGACGGCCTGCGCGAGATCGCCGATGGCCTTAAGCCCGGTGAGCGGGTGGTCGTAAGCGGGTTGCAGCAGGTTCGACCGGGCGTCACGGTCGAGCCGACCCTGATGGACATGCCGGGCTCGGTGGCTTGGAAAGCAAACGCAATGACACCTGAGTCGATGTCCGCTTCCAGCCCTTGA
- a CDS encoding immunoglobulin domain-containing protein — MLNRVGTAAVAARRFLVVNATLALTLSPFDGAAVEPARSHEARAPAPWIKLDVDSKVVGARAPALPSGEAALAQLDQGLLRSLLATAPQEGAFPVRESSTIIRLPRPDGVFERFAFVESSVMQPQLQAEFPEIRSYLGQGLDDPAATVRFDVSLLGFRAQVLGPAYLGASAQSAWYISALEGGEDATRYLSYWRGAAAAVAGASVGADCSTPQPAELPHFDGVLAQQGGFEVVRNEFSIAVAATGEFSTNIAAQMNPPQTPSVALTMSVINNTVNRLNQILERDGPVRLNLVNNNSQIVYLDPNTDPYVGIQTDFDGDGQPDWLQMMAENQSNLDSVIGTDNYGLGHVFHWQANGYSGLASVAGVCDEDNKARAISAVSTAIDPTTNFANDIFVVDLVAHEVGHQLGATHTFNGRGGSCGLPGQFAPATAYEPGSGSTIMSYGGTCGTDDIVLPDPANPTGGLKDAMYSVASWLQMAPVVVGAALDCGSRVHTGNSHPGATPAVQGPYYIPTNTPFRLVGPNAAFPEPGEGVSTSIEQADLGIQLPLSIDSGNHEPLFRVFPPGPGERWFPDYDSVVNGTPSLGENLPRFSRSSVFKGVLRDNVAGGGGWGIGDIQVEFVEVPLGFSVLRPLGGATERRCGGNLMVVEWRVAGTNEAPISAETVDILMSTDNGQDFPWNLAADFPNAGAALVPIPFVPTSLARVKVQASGGLFYNVNLLPFEVATAPPTINAQPVGASICPGSPFTLSVTPSGGSPRHIQWYKDGNPLPGETESTYEVSLANNFHSGDYHVVVSNGCGEAVSQTVRVQVGVTFDELPVSQTPQPCDDVALRVAARGVGMISYQWLKGGEFLDDAGHIHGAHTPTLTLDGVRYEDEGIYWCAVSDECQLRTTNVVNITLPTPTWVHVTSTGPLWRHQLHTDMAFDPVRGVSVLYGGFGAKPNGTSDDLDDTWEWDGVEWTQRFPPHYPGKREQHQMVFDTVRNKILLFGGWSPSPVFGNSEVWEYDGSDWTLVTTSPGGPPTGSDYWKQGDAAFDSARGKMIVIYEDGYHPDPPTNKTWEFDSATATWANVYTGIGPSYFVSPIAYDASREICVGQYYNLGTNEAFSWVFSGGAWNSLDGDAPLRHYPAMTYDAVRRRVTLFGSGREIGSPSSWHSDTYALTGSGWTQILPEFHQMLPGGAFPPTAMVFDSRRRATVLIGNDYGEQTLPVPVQTWEYRYLDQVFFDRQPESIEAQIGETVMFEAFAAGAPELSYQWSHGGVPLADGAGPDGSMLSGTSTPMLTINSAAARNAGDYRVEVMNRCGSATSEVAGLTLRRPGDCNGDAAVDLADVEAFIPCLGGPVGAAPEGCACFDLNLDAVADLLDFARLQANFGG, encoded by the coding sequence ATGCTGAACCGAGTCGGAACCGCTGCCGTTGCCGCGCGTCGTTTCCTAGTGGTGAACGCGACGTTGGCCCTTACTCTCTCGCCGTTCGATGGTGCAGCGGTGGAGCCCGCCCGCAGCCATGAAGCGAGAGCCCCGGCTCCCTGGATCAAGCTGGACGTCGATTCCAAGGTTGTGGGCGCAAGGGCGCCAGCCTTGCCATCAGGGGAGGCCGCTCTAGCACAATTGGACCAAGGACTCTTGCGATCGCTCCTTGCCACCGCACCGCAAGAGGGCGCGTTTCCAGTGCGGGAGTCGTCGACGATCATCCGGCTTCCGCGCCCGGACGGCGTGTTCGAGCGATTTGCCTTTGTCGAGTCATCGGTCATGCAACCGCAGTTGCAGGCCGAGTTCCCGGAGATTCGGTCGTACTTGGGGCAGGGGCTGGACGATCCGGCGGCGACCGTGCGGTTCGACGTGAGTTTGCTCGGGTTTCGCGCTCAGGTTCTTGGCCCGGCCTACCTCGGAGCTTCCGCGCAGAGTGCCTGGTACATCAGCGCGCTCGAGGGTGGCGAGGATGCGACGCGGTACCTTTCGTATTGGCGCGGGGCGGCCGCCGCGGTCGCAGGCGCTTCGGTTGGGGCCGATTGTTCGACGCCGCAGCCAGCCGAACTTCCTCATTTCGACGGCGTGTTGGCCCAGCAGGGGGGCTTCGAAGTGGTTCGCAATGAGTTTTCGATCGCGGTCGCGGCAACCGGCGAGTTTAGTACGAACATTGCAGCGCAGATGAACCCGCCCCAGACGCCCAGCGTCGCGCTCACGATGAGCGTGATCAACAACACCGTCAACCGCTTGAATCAAATCCTCGAACGCGACGGCCCGGTCCGCCTCAATCTTGTCAACAACAACAGTCAGATCGTCTACCTGGACCCCAACACCGATCCCTACGTCGGGATACAGACCGACTTCGACGGGGACGGCCAGCCCGATTGGTTGCAAATGATGGCTGAGAACCAGTCCAATCTCGACTCTGTTATCGGCACGGACAACTATGGCCTGGGACATGTCTTCCATTGGCAGGCGAATGGGTATTCCGGGCTGGCATCCGTCGCCGGCGTGTGCGATGAAGATAACAAGGCACGGGCCATCTCCGCGGTAAGCACGGCCATTGACCCCACAACCAACTTCGCCAACGACATATTCGTGGTCGATCTGGTCGCTCACGAGGTGGGCCATCAGTTAGGTGCTACGCATACCTTCAACGGGCGCGGCGGAAGCTGCGGGCTCCCCGGCCAGTTCGCCCCGGCGACCGCCTACGAACCCGGATCCGGCAGCACCATCATGTCCTATGGAGGTACTTGCGGCACAGACGACATCGTATTGCCGGACCCTGCCAATCCCACGGGAGGTCTTAAGGACGCGATGTACTCGGTCGCCAGCTGGTTGCAGATGGCGCCTGTGGTTGTTGGCGCTGCGTTGGACTGCGGATCGCGCGTTCATACCGGCAACAGCCACCCTGGTGCAACACCGGCGGTGCAAGGCCCCTACTACATCCCAACCAATACGCCCTTTCGCCTCGTCGGACCCAATGCGGCGTTTCCTGAACCCGGGGAGGGTGTGTCCACCTCGATCGAGCAGGCAGACCTAGGCATCCAACTCCCCCTTTCCATCGATAGCGGCAACCATGAGCCGCTGTTCCGTGTATTTCCGCCGGGGCCCGGAGAACGGTGGTTCCCCGATTACGATAGTGTGGTCAACGGCACGCCTTCACTTGGCGAGAATCTCCCGAGATTCAGCCGGTCGTCCGTGTTTAAGGGCGTGCTCCGCGACAATGTCGCCGGCGGCGGGGGCTGGGGGATAGGAGATATTCAGGTCGAGTTCGTGGAAGTTCCGCTGGGCTTCAGCGTGCTCAGGCCGCTCGGCGGTGCCACAGAACGACGCTGCGGCGGGAACCTCATGGTTGTTGAATGGCGGGTCGCAGGAACCAATGAAGCGCCGATCAGCGCTGAGACCGTCGACATCCTCATGTCCACGGATAACGGGCAAGACTTTCCGTGGAACCTTGCCGCGGACTTTCCCAATGCCGGAGCGGCGCTCGTTCCAATTCCGTTCGTGCCGACGTCACTGGCCCGGGTCAAGGTGCAGGCCTCCGGCGGCCTGTTCTACAACGTGAACCTGCTGCCATTCGAAGTCGCGACGGCACCACCGACGATCAACGCTCAGCCGGTTGGCGCCTCGATTTGCCCGGGTTCGCCCTTCACGCTATCGGTCACGCCGAGTGGCGGGTCACCGCGGCACATCCAATGGTACAAGGACGGTAATCCGTTGCCCGGCGAGACCGAGTCCACGTATGAGGTGAGCCTCGCGAACAACTTCCACAGCGGTGACTACCACGTTGTGGTCAGTAACGGCTGCGGCGAGGCGGTGAGCCAGACCGTGCGCGTGCAGGTCGGCGTGACCTTCGACGAACTGCCGGTCAGCCAAACGCCCCAGCCCTGCGACGACGTCGCCCTGCGCGTTGCGGCCCGAGGCGTGGGCATGATTTCGTATCAGTGGCTCAAGGGCGGGGAGTTTCTCGACGACGCGGGCCACATCCACGGGGCGCACACACCCACGCTCACGCTCGACGGTGTGCGCTACGAAGATGAGGGCATTTACTGGTGCGCGGTGTCGGATGAATGTCAGCTTCGCACGACCAATGTCGTCAACATCACCTTGCCGACCCCGACTTGGGTCCATGTGACGTCTACCGGGCCGCTGTGGCGCCACCAGCTTCACACTGACATGGCCTTCGACCCTGTACGCGGCGTTTCTGTCCTCTACGGCGGCTTTGGGGCCAAGCCCAACGGGACCAGCGACGACCTCGACGACACCTGGGAATGGGACGGCGTGGAATGGACGCAGCGGTTCCCGCCGCACTATCCCGGGAAGCGGGAGCAGCACCAGATGGTCTTCGACACCGTTCGAAACAAGATCCTGCTCTTCGGTGGATGGTCACCGTCTCCGGTATTTGGCAACAGCGAGGTTTGGGAGTACGACGGCAGCGATTGGACGCTCGTGACCACGTCGCCGGGTGGACCGCCGACGGGATCCGATTACTGGAAGCAGGGCGACGCTGCCTTCGACTCTGCACGCGGCAAGATGATCGTGATCTACGAGGACGGTTATCACCCCGACCCCCCGACGAACAAGACCTGGGAGTTCGACAGCGCAACAGCGACGTGGGCCAACGTTTACACGGGAATCGGACCGAGCTACTTCGTATCCCCAATCGCCTACGATGCTAGTCGGGAGATCTGCGTGGGGCAGTACTACAATCTTGGCACCAACGAGGCATTCTCGTGGGTATTCTCAGGTGGAGCATGGAACTCCTTGGACGGGGACGCGCCGTTACGGCACTATCCCGCGATGACCTACGACGCGGTGCGCCGCCGCGTGACCCTATTCGGCAGCGGGCGTGAGATCGGCTCGCCGAGCAGTTGGCACTCAGACACATACGCACTGACTGGCTCGGGCTGGACCCAGATCCTGCCCGAATTTCACCAGATGCTTCCCGGCGGCGCCTTCCCCCCGACGGCCATGGTGTTCGACTCCCGCCGCCGCGCCACGGTTCTCATCGGCAATGACTATGGCGAGCAGACCCTGCCCGTGCCCGTACAGACCTGGGAATATCGCTACCTCGACCAAGTATTCTTCGACCGCCAGCCGGAGAGTATCGAAGCGCAAATCGGCGAAACGGTAATGTTTGAGGCGTTCGCCGCGGGCGCTCCGGAGCTTTCCTACCAGTGGTCGCACGGTGGCGTGCCCCTCGCCGACGGAGCCGGGCCGGACGGCTCTATGCTCTCCGGCACATCGACACCGATGCTAACGATCAACTCCGCGGCCGCCAGAAATGCCGGGGATTACAGGGTCGAGGTGATGAATCGCTGCGGCTCCGCAACGAGCGAAGTGGCCGGCCTGACCCTCCGGCGCCCCGGCGATTGCAATGGCGACGCTGCTGTCGATCTGGCGGATGTTGAGGCGTTCATCCCGTGCCTTGGTGGCCCCGTCGGCGCGGCCCCTGAAGGCTGCGCGTGCTTTGATCTGAATCTGGACGCGGTGGCCGACCTGCTGGACTTTGCACGGTTGCAGGCGAACTTCGGCGGCTGA
- a CDS encoding efflux RND transporter permease subunit, translating into MLARFFIQRPVLASVVSIVIVLLGTIAAGLLPVAEYPDVTPPMIRVYANYPGANAQVVADTVAAPIEQQVNGVERMMYMSSQSNNDGSYTLDVTFEIGTDINMAQVLVQNRVAIAQPSLPEVVKNIGVTTKKQAADILLAISLYSDDNPETGLPYYDQLYLSNYATIQLKDAIARIEGVGDAFVMGQQDYSMRIWLDPDKLQARGMTVGDVIRVLREQNVQVAAGRIGQPPVPAGQDFQLTLSTLGRLTEIEQFADIVLRSDSNGEITYLRDVGRAELGARSEDLIARLDRRASSGLAIYLLPGANALDTADQIKAAMRELETRFPAGLRYAIVYDTTPFVRESVNQVFHTLIEAIILVTVVVLVFLQDWRSVLLPMIGVIVSLVGTFAVMSVMGFTLNNLTLFGLVLAIGIVVDDAIVVLENIERHLDMGKPVREATIDAMKEISGPILAITLVLSSVLLPSAFLSGLVGQFFRQFAVTISVSMIISAVNAMTMTPALAVLFFRNRKPGHHGDEGKEALPWWSFALFGGLASMWLLAPVLGPWFGLSTGEHAVEATPGGFGASLRSLGVHLLLFLPGAIAGGGLGRIVIHAVNWVLGRGFRGFNWLFERATQVYGATVGWCLRLSAVALLLYVGMVGLTGFGFGRIPTGFIPMQDKGYLVTNIVLPDSASLERTLAATDAVERIALETAGVAHTLALPGMSYVLNANSSNYSNVFVILKPFEERLGHELGAESVAARIRERLMREVPEAQVVVFGAPPISGLGRSAGFKLMVEGIGDVDFSELQARTDDLAAKGNEQPGLAGLFNGFRARTPQLYVDIDRERVKSMGVPLTEVFDALQAYLGSYYVNDFNRFGRTWQVNVQADAPFRTDADAIRQFKVRNTDGEMVPLGALAEVHDSTGPVQVTRYNMFPAASITGTPLPGTSMGDALATMERLSRNLPHNMATEWTEVSYLQKEASKLEQFRDLQKNPFSAFALGVMLVYFVLAGLYEGWSLPWAVILVVPMCLLSALAGLFLAGMDVNIFVQVGFVVLVGLAAKNAILIVEFARDRQVQGASRFDASTEAARVRLRPILMTSFAFILGVLPLVVAHGAGAEMRRTLGMAVFAGMIGVTLFGIFLTPVFYYVIRSLVERVHRPGEQLQLKGAAHASTGAHS; encoded by the coding sequence ATGCTAGCCCGTTTCTTTATCCAGCGCCCGGTCCTGGCCAGCGTGGTCTCGATCGTCATCGTCCTGCTTGGAACCATCGCGGCGGGATTGTTGCCCGTTGCCGAGTACCCGGACGTCACGCCGCCGATGATCCGCGTCTACGCGAACTACCCCGGGGCCAACGCCCAGGTGGTCGCCGACACGGTTGCCGCGCCGATCGAGCAGCAGGTGAACGGCGTCGAACGGATGATGTACATGTCGTCGCAGAGCAACAACGACGGCTCGTACACCTTGGACGTGACGTTCGAGATCGGCACCGACATCAACATGGCCCAGGTGTTGGTGCAGAACCGGGTCGCCATCGCCCAGCCATCGCTCCCCGAGGTGGTCAAGAACATCGGCGTGACCACCAAAAAGCAGGCGGCGGACATTCTGCTGGCCATCAGCCTGTACTCGGACGACAACCCCGAAACCGGTCTGCCCTACTACGACCAGCTCTACCTGAGTAACTACGCAACCATCCAGCTCAAGGACGCGATCGCCCGCATCGAGGGGGTCGGCGACGCCTTCGTCATGGGCCAGCAGGACTACAGCATGCGTATCTGGCTGGACCCGGACAAGCTGCAGGCGCGAGGCATGACCGTCGGAGACGTGATCCGGGTGCTGCGCGAGCAGAACGTGCAGGTGGCCGCGGGGCGGATCGGCCAGCCGCCGGTTCCTGCGGGCCAGGATTTTCAACTTACGCTCAGTACGCTGGGCCGACTGACCGAGATTGAGCAGTTCGCCGACATCGTCCTTAGGTCGGACTCCAACGGAGAGATCACGTACCTGCGGGACGTGGGCCGGGCCGAACTGGGCGCGCGGAGCGAGGACCTGATTGCGCGGCTGGACCGCCGAGCGTCGTCGGGCCTGGCCATTTACCTGCTGCCCGGCGCGAACGCGCTCGACACCGCCGACCAGATCAAGGCGGCGATGCGGGAACTGGAAACGCGATTCCCCGCCGGACTGCGTTACGCCATTGTCTATGACACGACGCCCTTCGTCCGCGAGTCGGTCAACCAGGTGTTCCACACGCTCATCGAGGCCATCATCCTTGTGACCGTGGTCGTGCTGGTTTTCCTCCAGGATTGGAGATCTGTGCTGTTGCCGATGATCGGCGTGATCGTCTCGCTGGTCGGTACGTTCGCCGTTATGAGCGTGATGGGCTTCACGCTGAACAACCTGACTTTGTTCGGGCTGGTGCTGGCGATCGGCATCGTGGTCGACGACGCCATCGTCGTCCTCGAGAACATCGAACGGCACCTCGATATGGGCAAGCCCGTACGCGAGGCCACGATCGACGCGATGAAGGAGATCAGCGGGCCGATCCTGGCCATCACGTTGGTTCTTAGCTCGGTGCTCCTGCCCAGCGCATTCCTCAGCGGGCTGGTGGGCCAGTTCTTCCGTCAATTCGCTGTCACGATTTCGGTGTCGATGATCATCTCGGCCGTGAACGCGATGACCATGACGCCGGCGCTGGCTGTGTTGTTCTTCCGCAACCGCAAACCGGGCCACCACGGGGACGAAGGCAAGGAAGCACTGCCGTGGTGGAGCTTCGCCCTGTTCGGCGGACTGGCGTCGATGTGGCTGCTCGCGCCAGTCCTCGGCCCGTGGTTTGGGTTGTCGACCGGCGAGCACGCCGTCGAGGCGACGCCTGGTGGCTTTGGTGCAAGTTTGCGGTCCTTGGGCGTGCACCTGCTTCTCTTCCTCCCTGGCGCCATCGCCGGTGGCGGGCTTGGTCGAATTGTGATCCACGCTGTGAACTGGGTACTGGGTCGTGGCTTCCGCGGCTTTAATTGGCTGTTCGAGCGTGCGACGCAGGTCTACGGAGCGACCGTTGGCTGGTGTCTCCGCCTCAGCGCCGTCGCGCTCCTGCTCTACGTCGGGATGGTCGGCCTGACGGGCTTTGGTTTTGGTCGCATCCCCACCGGCTTCATCCCCATGCAGGACAAGGGTTACCTGGTGACGAACATCGTGTTACCTGACTCGGCCTCGCTGGAGCGCACACTGGCGGCGACGGACGCAGTTGAGCGGATCGCCCTTGAAACGGCAGGCGTCGCGCACACGCTTGCACTACCCGGGATGTCCTACGTCCTGAACGCCAACAGCTCCAATTACAGCAATGTATTCGTCATTCTCAAGCCGTTTGAGGAGCGCCTGGGTCACGAGCTTGGAGCGGAGTCCGTCGCGGCCCGGATTCGAGAGCGTTTGATGCGGGAAGTGCCGGAGGCGCAGGTGGTGGTCTTCGGGGCACCGCCGATCTCGGGTCTCGGGAGATCCGCCGGCTTCAAGTTGATGGTGGAGGGCATCGGCGACGTGGATTTCAGCGAGCTTCAGGCCCGCACCGATGACTTGGCCGCAAAAGGCAACGAGCAGCCGGGACTCGCCGGGCTGTTCAACGGCTTCCGCGCCCGCACGCCCCAGCTCTACGTGGACATCGACCGCGAGAGGGTCAAGTCGATGGGCGTGCCGCTCACCGAGGTGTTCGACGCCCTTCAGGCCTACCTGGGCAGCTACTACGTCAACGACTTCAACCGCTTTGGCCGTACCTGGCAAGTCAACGTGCAGGCCGACGCGCCCTTCCGCACCGACGCGGACGCGATTCGGCAATTCAAGGTTCGAAATACCGACGGCGAGATGGTGCCTCTCGGCGCGCTGGCGGAGGTGCACGATTCCACTGGTCCGGTCCAAGTGACGCGATACAACATGTTCCCGGCCGCGTCGATCACCGGGACCCCGCTGCCGGGGACCAGCATGGGCGACGCGCTGGCGACAATGGAGCGACTCAGCCGCAACCTGCCGCACAACATGGCCACGGAGTGGACCGAAGTGAGCTATCTTCAGAAGGAGGCGAGCAAGCTCGAGCAGTTCCGCGACCTGCAAAAGAACCCGTTCAGCGCGTTCGCGCTGGGTGTCATGCTCGTCTACTTCGTGCTGGCCGGTCTGTACGAGGGGTGGTCGCTGCCGTGGGCGGTAATCCTCGTCGTGCCCATGTGCCTGCTGAGCGCCCTGGCAGGCCTGTTCCTCGCCGGCATGGACGTCAACATCTTCGTGCAGGTGGGCTTCGTGGTGCTCGTCGGCCTGGCGGCTAAGAACGCGATCCTGATCGTCGAGTTTGCCCGCGACCGCCAGGTCCAGGGCGCCAGCCGTTTCGACGCGTCCACCGAGGCCGCCCGTGTACGACTGCGGCCTATCCTAATGACCAGCTTCGCTTTTATCCTTGGCGTGTTACCGCTGGTGGTCGCACACGGCGCAGGCGCCGAGATGCGGCGGACGCTGGGCATGGCGGTGTTTGCCGGCATGATCGGCGTCACCCTGTTCGGCATCTTCCTGACGCCGGTCTTCTATTACGTCATCCGCAGCCTCGTTGAGAGGGTACATCGACCCGGTGAACAGCTTCAGTTAAAGGGTGCAGCACACGCATCGACAGGAGCACACTCATGA